From Vallitalea longa, one genomic window encodes:
- a CDS encoding DUF2752 domain-containing protein → MALIILISAFAYIEDDEVHLTDNILIGKCAIKEMTGHDCPSCGLTRSFVSISNGKIIDAVNYNVAGLLLYILVFSQIINSSIFLIKKRYNGYVSRFNMVFSLVICFIIIVNFLFSNLL, encoded by the coding sequence TTGGCTCTAATTATACTCATATCTGCTTTTGCTTATATTGAAGATGATGAAGTACATTTAACTGATAATATTCTTATAGGCAAATGTGCTATAAAAGAAATGACAGGACATGACTGTCCCTCTTGCGGTTTGACTAGAAGTTTCGTGTCAATAAGTAATGGAAAGATTATAGATGCTGTGAATTATAATGTTGCAGGACTACTACTATATATACTGGTTTTTAGTCAAATCATTAACAGCAGTATATTCTTAATTAAAAAAAGATATAATGGATACGTAAGTAGATTTAACATGGTGTTTAGTTTAGTAATTTGTTTTATTATTATTGTAAACTTCTTATTTAGTAATTTACTTTAA
- a CDS encoding DUF4190 domain-containing protein: MSDFNNSDQNQEAKYKGFAVASMVCGIVGIVFFCVWYISIILAILAIIFGAIVINDNKKKQTNTGKGMAIAGLVLGIITVGLAILCIAGALTFMSSLESYM, translated from the coding sequence ATGTCAGATTTTAATAATTCAGACCAGAATCAAGAAGCAAAATATAAAGGTTTTGCTGTAGCTTCTATGGTTTGTGGAATTGTCGGTATTGTATTTTTCTGTGTATGGTACATATCTATTATTTTAGCGATATTAGCTATTATTTTTGGTGCTATAGTAATTAATGACAACAAGAAAAAACAAACTAATACAGGAAAAGGTATGGCTATTGCTGGACTTGTACTTGGTATAATAACTGTTGGTTTAGCGATATTATGTATTGCTGGAGCTCTTACTTTTATGTCGTCACTTGAAAGTTATATGTAA